In Desulfobulbaceae bacterium, a genomic segment contains:
- a CDS encoding YebC/PmpR family DNA-binding transcriptional regulator — protein MSGHSKWSTIKRKKGAIDAKRGKIFTRLIKEITVAARSGGGDPDGNPRLRTAIAGAKTENMPKDNIERAIKKGTGELEGAIYDEIVYEGYGPSGVAVLVECMTDNRNRTVSEVRHCFSKNGGNLGESGCVAFMFDKKGLILVDKETISEDKLMDLALDAGAEDVVEEESEFQVITAPEYFDAVRESLAGNGVAFLDASVSMIPQNTVDITDEKTAKRILTMMETLEENEDVQNVYSNFDIPDEIMEQL, from the coding sequence GTGTCTGGACATTCAAAATGGAGCACTATTAAAAGAAAGAAGGGTGCAATTGATGCAAAACGTGGGAAAATTTTTACCCGGTTAATTAAAGAGATAACCGTAGCTGCGCGTTCCGGCGGAGGTGATCCTGATGGCAATCCACGGCTTCGTACGGCAATAGCCGGTGCAAAAACAGAGAATATGCCCAAGGATAATATTGAGCGTGCCATTAAGAAGGGAACTGGCGAGCTGGAGGGGGCTATTTACGATGAGATCGTCTATGAAGGGTATGGCCCCAGCGGCGTTGCTGTCCTGGTAGAATGTATGACCGACAATCGAAACCGCACCGTATCCGAGGTGAGACACTGTTTTAGCAAAAACGGTGGGAACCTCGGGGAGTCTGGTTGTGTTGCTTTTATGTTTGATAAAAAGGGGCTTATTCTGGTCGATAAAGAAACAATTTCAGAAGACAAGTTGATGGATCTGGCCCTCGATGCTGGTGCCGAGGATGTTGTGGAAGAAGAGAGTGAATTCCAGGTAATAACTGCCCCGGAATATTTTGATGCGGTACGCGAGTCACTTGCGGGAAATGGCGTGGCCTTTCTTGACGCCTCAGTTTCGATGATTCCGCAGAATACTGTTGATATTACCGACGAGAAAACCGCTAAGCGCATTTTGACCATGATGGAAACCCTTGAAGAAAACGAAGATGTGCAAAATGTGTATTCAAATTTCGACATTCCAGATGAAATTATGGAACAATTATAA
- the ruvC gene encoding crossover junction endodeoxyribonuclease RuvC, with protein MARTSGNSFRIIGIDPGSRITGYGIIDVTGSEFQFVCCGVVKSTASHKFPQRLKELFDGIHLVVSEYKPECAAVEDIFFAKNPQSALKLGQARGAVIMALVTNQLLVDEFTAKQVKQAVAGYGQASKAQVQHMVRVLLGLTSSPSEDASDALAVAICMANHLGGILSPDKL; from the coding sequence ATGGCAAGAACATCTGGGAACTCTTTTCGTATTATCGGCATTGACCCTGGATCCAGGATAACCGGTTATGGAATTATTGATGTTACCGGCTCTGAATTTCAGTTTGTTTGTTGTGGTGTTGTGAAGTCGACGGCATCACATAAGTTTCCCCAACGCCTCAAAGAACTCTTTGATGGTATTCATTTGGTGGTTAGTGAATATAAGCCTGAATGTGCTGCTGTTGAGGATATCTTTTTTGCCAAAAACCCCCAGTCGGCGTTGAAGCTTGGTCAGGCACGCGGAGCGGTAATAATGGCCCTGGTGACGAACCAGCTGCTGGTTGATGAGTTCACAGCCAAACAGGTCAAGCAGGCTGTTGCCGGATATGGCCAGGCAAGCAAGGCACAGGTTCAACATATGGTAAGAGTTCTCCTTGGCTTAACCTCTTCTCCTAGTGAAGATGCGTCGGACGCACTGGCTGTAGCCATCTGCATGGCCAATCATCTGGGAGGTATCCTTAGCCCAGATAAACTATAA